The following coding sequences lie in one Macaca thibetana thibetana isolate TM-01 chromosome 18, ASM2454274v1, whole genome shotgun sequence genomic window:
- the ESCO1 gene encoding N-acetyltransferase ESCO1 isoform X2 has translation MMSIQEKSKENSSKVTKKSEDKNSETEIQDSQKNLAKKSGPKETTKSQAKSSSESKINQPELETRMSTRSSKAAFTDKATKSINKNTVTVRGHSQESTKKKLSQKKFVHENPKANEQLNRRSQRLQQLTEVSRRSLRSREIQGQGQAVKQSLPPTKKEQCSSTQSKSSKTSQKHVKRKVLEVKSDSKEDEHLVINEVIDSPKGKKRKVEHQTACACSSRCVQGSEKCPQKTTRKEEAKPVPVPSEVKRSKMAASVVSKKNEIKKSVHTQVNTNTTLPKSPQPSVPEQSDNDLEQAGKSKRGSILQLCEEIAGEIESDNVEVKKESSQMESVKEEKPTEIKLEETSVERQILHQKETNQDVQCNRFFPSRKTKPVKCILNGINSSAKKNSNWTKIKLSKFNSVQHNKLDSQVSPKLGLLRTSFSPPALEMHHPMTQSTFLGTKPHDGNISCQQEEMKETNSQEVKITVEINKTTERAPENCHLANEIKPSDPPLDNQMKHSFDSASNKNFSQCLESKLENSPVENVTAVSTLLSQAKIETGENKFPGSAPQQQSILNNQTSKSSDNRETPRNHSLPTCNSHLEITIPKDLKLKEAEKTDEKQLIIDAGQKRFGAVSCNVCGMLYTASNPEDETQHLLFHNQFISAVKYVGWKKERILAEYPDGRIIMVLPEDPKYALKKVDEIREMVDNDLGFQQAPLMCYSRTKTLLFISNDKKVVGCLIAEHIQWE, from the exons ATGATGTCCATTCAGgagaaatcaaaagagaattcCTCCAAAGTTACTAAAAAAAGTGAAGATaagaattcagaaacagaaattcaGGATTCTCAAAAGAATCTAGCAAAAAAATCAGGTCCAAAGGAGACTACAAAATCACAGGCTAAATCTTCcagtgaaagtaaaataaatcagcCAGAATTGGAAACACGCATGAGTACAAGGTCATCAAAGGCAGCGTTTACTGATAAAGCTACCAAATccattaataaaaatacagtgaCTGTGAGGGGACATTCAcaagaatctacaaaaaagaaattatctcagAAAAAATTCGTGCATGAAAACCCTAAAGCAAATGAACAGCTTAACCGGAGATCACAAAGGCTACAACAGTTAACAGAGGTTTCAAGAAGGTCTTTACGCAGTAGAGAAATTCAGGGTCAAGGTCAAGCAGTTAAACAGAGTTTGCCACCAACTAAAAAAGAGCAGTGTAGCAGTACTCAGAGTAAATCTAGTAAAACAAGTCAGAAACATGTGAAGAGAAAAGTACTGGAAGTAAAGTCTGACTCTAAAGAAGATGAACATCTAGTAATTAATGAAGTAATAGATTCCCCCAAAGGGAAAAAACGCAAGGTAGAACATCAGACAGCTTGTGCTTGTAGTTCTCGGTGTGTACAAGGATCTGAAAAGTGTCCTCAGAAGACTACTAGAAAAGAGGAAGCGAAACCTGTGCCTGTACCTTCTGAGGTGAAAAGATCAAAAATGGCTGCTTCAGTGGTCtcgaaaaagaatgagataaagaAGTCGGTTCATACACAAGTGAATACTAACACAACACTCCCAAAAAGTCCACAGCCATCAGTGCCTGAACAAAGTGATAATGACCTGGAGCAAGCAGGAAAGAGCAAACGAGGTAGTATTCTCCAGCTCTGTGAAGAAATTGCTGGTGAAATTGAGTCAGATAATGTAGAGGTGAAAAAGGAATCTTCACAAATGGAAAGTGTAAAGGAAGAAAAGCCCACGGAAATAAAATTGGAAGAGACCAGTGTTGAAAGACAAATACTTCATCAGAAGGAAACAAATCAGGATGTGCAATGTAATCGTTTTTTCCCAAGTAGAAAAACAAAGCCCGTGAAATGTATACTAAATGGAATAAATAGTTCAGCCAAGAAGAACTCCAACTGGACTAAAATTAAACTCTCAAAATTTAACTCTGTGCAGCACAATAAGTTGGACTCTCAAGTTTCCCCTAAATTAGGCTTATTACGAACCAGTTTTTCACCACCAGCTTTAGAAATGCATCATCCAATGACTCAAAGTACATTTTTAGGGACAAAGCCACATGATGGAAATATAAGTTGCcagcaggaagaaatgaaagaaactaaTTCTCAAGAAGTGAAAATTAcagtagaaattaataaaaccacAGAAAGGGCTCCTGAAAATTGTCATTTGGCTAATGAGATAAAACCTTCTGACCCACCATTGGATAATCAGATGaaacattcttttgattcagcatcaAATAAG AATTTCAGCCAATGTTTGGAATCCAAGCTAGAAAACAGTCCAGTGGAAAATGTTACTGCTGTTTCAACTCTGCTCAGTCAAGCAAAAATTGAGACAGGAGAGAATAAATTTCCAG GTTCAGCTCCCCAACAGCAGAGTATTCTCAATAACCAGACATCTAAAAGCAGTGATAACAG ggagaCTCCACGAAATCATTCTTTGCCTACGTGTAATTCCCATTTGGAGATAACAATTCCAAAGGACTTGAAActaaaagaagcagagaaaactgATGAAAAACAGTTGATTATA gatgcAGGACAAAAAAGATTTGGAGCAGTTTCTTGTAATGTTTGTGGAATGCTGTATACAGCTTCAAATCCAGAAGATGAAACACAGCATCTGCTTTTCCACAACCAGTTTATAAGTGCTGTAAAATATGTG ggctggaagaaagaaagaattctggCGGAATACCCTGATGGCAGGATAATAATGGTTCTTCCTGAAGACCCAAAGTATGCCCTGAAAAAG